In Capsicum annuum cultivar UCD-10X-F1 chromosome 8, UCD10Xv1.1, whole genome shotgun sequence, the genomic window TTTGTGTCTAAAGTGATGGGTTCAGATGAACCCCTAGTAAAAAGGCTACATCCGCTCCTGCCCTTCACTATGAAATTTTAGCTTAAAATTATCATCCTTTTTACCTACTGGGATTTAAGGTGGGTACGAAATATTTCTTCAGGAAAATTCACAATCTTTCAAATATATAATCAGCGGCGGAGATAGCTTTTCGGATGTAGGTTCATCTAAAACCATAATTTTCAATATAGAATGTAGATATATCTGTAAAAACCTACTAAATTTCAATAGATATTAGATTTGAACCCATCAGTTTAATTGCACAATGagtttaagttttaaaaattttaaaagtttaacCATTAGGTTTAAACCCTGGATTTGCCTCCGTATAATCTAATATGATTGGCTGCTAGAGTTTCCTACCCTACTAGTGGAAATTCTTTGATAGTCCTAGCATTTTGCTATCTTAATGCCCGAATTTTGAATAAACTTCCCATTGCAAATATTGCACGTGCCAACAAATTAAGAGACATTTCACAAAGTGTTGATGGGAAGAGTTATAATGTTGTAGTGCACGCAAGCTGGCTCGAACACTACGGTTATTaggaaaaaatgaagaagatttaTAATGTTGTATTTCCTTTTAATCGAGCTCCCAATGTAATCACTTGCAGATGTACTACTAAAACTAGTATTTCCTTTTGCTGCTTTTGAATTTCAGGAACGAAAGGAGTTGATCAAAGGTTCATACAAGGATAGACACTTCAATGCAGGTTCAATATTGCTTGGATTTGGGGTGTTTGAGGCAATTTTTGGAGGTTTAAATACCTGGTTTAGGACAGGGAAGTTATTTCCAGGGCCTCATTTATTTGCAGGGGCAGGTAATGTTCACATCTCTTATCAATCTGACCAAATTGTTGATCAAAAGGAAAAAGGATAACTTTATCAAAGTAGATAGCTTCTGTTTTGCATCATCGATTGTCAGTGTTCTgatttttcatctgttgtgtTCTTGTCCTAAAATACACCAAACGATCATTCAAACTAGTAACAACTAAGGCAGCAGTTCTATAAATAAGAATCTTAGTTTCCGCGTGTATGTGGAATCCTATACTTGTATTCAGCTATAGAACAGTAATATTATCTATTGTTTCCCCTCTGATTTTCGACTTAAATGCTACCCCGTGGATTAGAATTTGGCTGAGAGCTCACTTATGGTTTTGAGGACTATCCATAACTGCCTTACTAGTCATATGCTTCTTGCGTGCATTTTCCTCCTATGGTTAAAAAATTTTGTCCACGTTACCTCCATTcatatatatatggttttaaGCTGTAGTTTACCTTGATTAATCTAAACATAGTACTACTTCAAGATTTGTAAACAACTTTATTCAAATTTGTTATTACTCTATCTAGTATCATTTTAAGTTGCTTTTTTCATTCAATCTAATGTAGCTGGTAGTACactaaataatcaaaaatatttCCTACTGTAACTGTAAATTGTTTTGGTAATACCTTAAAAAGAACCATGTATGGAGTAATACTTAATGGGACTGTGGGGGTCCATAAAAGAAGTtggcttctttttcttttttctgtttttaGAGTTATGAGTTGCAGTTCCCTTACTATAAATAGGAAAGATGTAGAGGTGCGTGTTACACTCAGGAGCAACTGAGAAGTTGACGAAGTAGTGAGTTAAATGAGCGGCTAGAATCAAAGATACACAGAATAAAGCACAAAGAAaggtaaaaaggaaaaacaatacgaAAGGAACACGGAAGCAGAACTTGATTTGTTCTTGAaacattattttccttttaattaaGACGTAACCAATATGTGCGGATCATACCTTTTCTTCCACTTCTAGTCCCTTTGTTAATAGGAACGGGACTTAATTCTTTTAAAATGGCTCCAAAAAGGTTTTGCCGTATGTGGGCTTTTCAGAGTGTTCTATGGTTAACCATAGTCATGATTTTTTCTTggaaaattgttgaataagcaggAATATGGTCAAGATAGCCGTAGCAACAATTTCTGAATTGGAGAACTTTGTCATTGCTGCCTAAACGTGCTTTTtaattagaagtgggatcattaGATCTACAATCGGTCAGAATTGGTAGTTACTACTGCTGccaaattaaaatattgttatagaaGACTTCAATCTCCAAATAATTCCTGGTTACGGAGTTCCTTGAATTTACAGATGACATTTTTGGATACACAATATTCTCCTTCTGTTATCAGTGAGTTTTATCAAGTAAACCCATGGTTGTTTGCGGTGATCTGGTCCTGCATTTCTGAGTTGCATATATTACAAGGCTTTAAAAGCATGTTCACCATAGTACTTACTTAAGTTCCGAGAGTTTAAAATGTTTTAGAACATAATGTTGGTGCGAACTGGCTGCCAATGCTTAAAAATCGAAAATAATATTTGTGTTTCTCTGTTAGATAGACGTCCTTTTATTTTATGACGATTGGTAGTATTGGTCTCTACatgacttgattttttttattttttttttatttttttttaacccCTCCCTAGGAGCTTCCACCTTTTTGTTCCCGTAGTGACTCGAACTCACGATTTTCGGGTTGAAAGTGAGGGGTGCTTACCATCCGAGCAACTCCCTCTTGTCTACATGACTTGATTTGTTTTAAATTTCATGGAACAGGGATTACAGTTCTGTGGGCAGCTGCAGCAGCCCTTGTACCAGCAATGCAAAAGGGGAGCGAAACAGCTAGAAGTCTACACATAGCTTTGAACACATTAAACGTTATCCTATTCATTTGGCAAATCCCCACTGGAATTGACATTGTCTTCAAAGTATTCGAATTTGCCAACTGGCCTTGAATTGCTCGGAGTTTGAAGGTCGAGTTGTCTGCATTCTTGTGTGTAAGCATTCGCAATAGAAGAGATTCTACTTAGTGTGTTTAAGTCGTTCTACACTAGCTGTAATGGCCCTTTCAAGGATTTGTCTAGGATGAATAGTCAGGATGTCAAAACTAGTTGTGTAAGTATGGGTACATTAATCAATCTACTATGCCTCAGTTCACAATTAGTTGTGGTTTACTATGTTAATCTCTTGTATCCATTAAGTTCTCTTCACTTATTATAGTTCTTCGTAGCAGGAGGCCTCAGCAATATTAATCTGTAGCTTCTAAACTATAAATGGCGTTAAAACTAGCCATGTTTTCTGTAATTAACTTATAACTGGAACGCCGTTTAATCATGTTTAGAGATCCAAATGCAAGGAAATACCATGTTCGTCATCATCCCATTATGCAGCAGGAAGACTCCTATATTTGTTGAAAACAATTTGTCCTTTGCACCTGGAGATGCAAGGAATATGCTATGATCAACTTACTTTGATTAAGCTCAAATTCTTTGACGGATCAAAGTACCAGGAAGACACTAATCAAGTGTTTAATACACAATTTAAGTGTGGATGGTCTAAAAGAAGCTCCTGTGCGATCATATTTGAGAAGCATATATAGGGAATTTGAATCTTTCTGATGAATTTCCATTGGATGATTTCTTTGAATAGATGAAAGTACTAGGATCAATCAAATGTTACATATACAAAAAGTAGGAAAATGGATGAAAAGGAAGTGCTAGAACCTTGTTGAAGCCTCTTGAAAGGGGAGACAGCATCATATTTTCAGCAAGCAAAGTCAAGATAAAGACAGCTGAAGTGAATGACACCCCAAATTAAAATACCCCTTTTGttcaacttcaaaatcaagaatcttaTTGAAGTCTAAAATACAATAGCATGTTATTCGTTTTTGTTCATTGTTTTTCCACTTTTTGCTTTTGGTGTTTTGAGTTCTTGTAACCAAAATGAATCTTGAGGCAAGGATAAAGTGGCAAGAGAACTCCAGTTAACAGGACCATTCATAAAAAAAGGGCAGCcgggtgcactaaagcttccgctatacgcagggtccggggaagggctcTACCACAAGGATATATTGTACGCatccttaccttgcatttctgcttccaaagcttgaacccgtgacctcctggtcacatggcagcaactttactagttactctaAGGCCCCTTCAGACCGTTCATATGCTTTTGATTCAAGTCTGCACGATCAACAGTACTGTAAAAGTGTAGAAGCCGCAGTTTGTgacatttatttcatatattcacGCGATATCTATGACAGATTCTGCAGGGAATATGTGCATTTCACTCTGCAGCCCCAGTCTGTTGCGAAAACGGCTTGTCAGACTCAGGAACTGTTAAAAATTCTGTTACCCCACCACAAGGGTTGTTTCTGCTGTAAGTTGTTGTTAGTTGTCACCGAGTCATTGAGAAGCCAATCAAAGTGAAAACTTCATTCCATTAACAAAAAGGATATGATGTATTCTTGATGAATGCAGAGACCAAAGATTTGATACCAAACCCTGAAAATGAACCTGATGCTTTTCTCACtctctttttcaccttttttaattGTGAACTTTGGTAACTTTTGTTCCCGGTTTTCACGGTGAATTCTTCAAGAATCCTGAGTTATAACCTTGTATAAATTAAAGTGGTGCATCAAAGAATTGAATAGCCTACTCATTGAAGTTACATTTAAGTTAATTAGTGCAGTGGGGGTTCTCTATTGTAGTGTGTTCCTAAAGAAGTAGTATTAAAATGTCTAACCAAAGACCATTTTCATGGTTCCGGTTGGCTCCTTTCGGTCGCCAAGTGCAACCAACTCCAGCTCCAGCTCCAGCTCCACCAACAACCCCTCGGCCAAGAGCATTTCGAGCTCCGGCTCCACAGCCATTTAGGCCTCCTGCCCCTCAGCCTCGGCCAACCATTCGACCAACTGCACCTGCTGTCACCGCTCCTCCACCTACTGCTCCAACTCGAGCATTGTTCCCTGGCACTACTACGACTCAGCAGCCTGTACCAAAATCCCCAACACCGTCCACTGCTCCTGGCTCTCCAGCCAAATCAATACCTGCTACATCTGTCCCTGCTTCTCCCATCATCAAGGTGGTTCCTTCTTCATCACCTACATCTCCCACACTTCTCCCAATCACTTCCTCTTCTTTCAACTTAAGAAGCCCTGAAACCAAAACATCGAAACCAGCAGCATCACCACCTAAAACTGCACCTCCAGCTGCCACCACCACCACTGCCACTGCTCCTACTGCTGCAACCACAACCTTATCTTCAAGAATTGTCAAGCCTTCGAGCGAATCTCCACCAAAGCATCCCGAAATaaagcctctatttcatccaccAGCTCAAGCACGGGCAGCTCCACAAGAAGAGAAGAAACTAATGCTGGGGCAAGAAACCGCTGGGTATTCTAAGATGAAAGAGAAATCTGCTATGGATAACAAGAAAGTTACCAAGTTTGAAAAACTACCAAGGAGGGTGGTTACACTGATTGGCGAAAACAAAGGAGCGATAATGCTACTGAATCCGAATTCCACCAAGAAATCTTATACTAATGTCTTCGGAGGTAAGTCCCAAACTGTTGGCAAGAAAGAAGACGGAGAAATGGggtcgaagaagaagaaggaagatcaaAATGACATGAACATAATGGAGATGGATGAGTCTACTTTGTTCATTAACAGTAATGTACAAGGAGTGAACAATTCAATTTTAGACGATTCAAGTTTCACTGACCATGATCCTGGTTTCCACATCTTCTTCTCAACGGATTAAAATCCATATGCTTTGCTAATTAGAGATACAAAGATCAAGCTTTTCTCTGTTTTCTTGGTGACATTTAACCGTATGAAGTTCAGGTCCTATATTACGTCGATATATGTATGGAGGAGGTAATAAtaatattctatatatatatatgtgtatgatgttTGAGAAATTTTtccaattgataaaataaattaaagtgagGAGGGTGTGGATTCTGATTCTCCATGTTTGAGTTGTAGTCCCCCTTTAATGTACTATGTTATCGGCATTATTATGAATTTCCTTTGAAGTTGTCCTGTTTTATAAAACTTCAAATTctataatcttcaaataattgtGCATAGGCAATTACAAACTCTCGTTTTTTCTCTAGCCGTTTTACGTAGATCTTAATTCAATGCTgctactatatatatacacatctcCAAGTGACAATGTGCTAAGCCTTTTGGACTCGCAACGCCAACTGAAATTAAAATTGGAATGACAGAAACCAAGCTAATTCATCAATTTTACTAAACGATGATTGGCCTTGATGACATAACTAGTTAGTTACGATTTTACTTCTAGCTAAGACAAATTGCACAGGGTGTTTACATTAACTTACTAAAGTTAAGATGCAATTAATGATATAGCAATGCATATCAATCAATCATGATTAGGTGACAGAAGTCTGTATACAAATACATGTCATGCATCTATTGATTCGATATACACATATATCGGGTTGCAGGAAAATATTTACCTCTTTCAGCGACATAAAACATGTCTACGCTACGGAATTCTAAAAATGTGTCTCATTGATCGACCACTTTGGGGGTAGATTATATCACAAACGTACGTTTTGGGATATGAAAGAATTTCAAGGTTCCaagttccattgatttatagaGCCAATATttagatacataaaaaataattttaaccatgctTAAAACCGGTGTAATGTTTTGCCAAAGGGGGTTAGGCCCTTCCTAATCTGGCTCCACCCCTGGTTACATCTACGCCCCTTTTGCAATTGAGTGACAGTAACGTTGCCTGAACTACAACTTGTTTTGTAACAGTGATTCAATTGATGGTTCAATCGACAAAGACATGAGTTATAAACTCCATTGAAAATCTCCCAAAgtccaaaagaaaaaagatatttttcCCTGTCACTATTCAATTATTATGAGTACAAAGATATTTTTGATCATCTACTTATCCTCAAAAAGGGGAATTGCTTTACGGCTCCGTGAAGAACCCACCAAGAGGGTATATTATTGTTTACTAATGCACGTTTACAAGACATTGCTGTACAAGCATTGGTATTGCGACTTTGGATAACCTTGGGAGAATTACTTTCTTATGCCAAggaatttagtaaaaataatagCCAAAAGATAAAAGGATAGGGGTATTGATGGACCAATGGTTAACAAGGCCAACAATCAACCAAATTAAATAGGTTATCGATATGATTCAAGTGAATTGTGAAGGCATTTGAAAGTTTATCAGCATTGCTTGATGAGTTCGGTGTTAAAAGGAACACTTTTTCAAGTTTAGGAACTAAAATGGACagtgctattttttttttatgtgtcaAAACGAGCAGACTATAACTAACACCATCCGCGAACGAAGATTTGTGGAGGAAAAGAAAATGTTAATAGGGTTTGCCCAAAAATGGGCAAACTACATTttcataaatcttttttaatagtTTGCCCATTTGCTGACAAACTACTTTTATTTCGCAAATTATAATTCTTTCACTGAGAGATTCGATGATAACTGATTAAACATCACACTATTAATATTCCTGAACGTATTGTCAcatcaatttttgagaaatggTATAACTTTTTGACTTATAAAATATGTGTTATTATTCACTCCATTTTATCTCATTCATCACCAGCAAATATGTGTTATTATTCACTCCATTTTATCTCATTCATCACCAGCAACATTCATTATTCACGCAATACTTTCTTTTTTCACAAATGTCACACCCCCGGTTTTTCACTGCGTccaaccccgctagggagttggttttagagaaaatgggtttttccaattaaagtgacgttttgaaaagggattactttacttacagagtcgccacttggaaNNNNNNNNNNNNNNNNNNNNNNNNNNNNNNNNNNNNNNNNNNNNNNNNNNNNNNNNNNNNNNNNNNNNNNNNNNNNNNNNNNNNNNNNNNNNNNNNNNNNNNNNNNNNNNNNNNNNNNNNNNNNNNNNNNNNNNNNNNNNNNNNNNNNNNNNNNNNNNNNNNNNNNNNNNNNNNNNNNNNNNNNNNNNNNNNNNNNNNNNNNNNNNNNNNNNNNNNNNNNNNNNNNNNNNNNNNNNNNNNNNNNNNNNNNNNNNNNNNNNNNNNNNNNNNNNNNNNNNNNNNNNNNNNNNNNNNNNNNNNNNNNNNNNNNNNNNNNNNNNNNNNNNNNNNNNNNNNNNNNNNNNNNNNNNNNNNNNNNNNNNNNNNNNNNNNNNNNNNNNNNNNNNNNNNNNNNNNNNNNNNNNNNNNNNNNNNNNNNNNNNNNNNNNNNNNNNNNNNNNNNNNNNNNNNNNNNNNNNNNNNNNNNNNNNNNNNNNNNNNNNNNNNNNNNNNNNNNNNNNNNNNNNNNNNNNNNNNNNNNNNNNNNNNNNNNNNNNNNNNNNNNNNNNNNNNNNNNNNNNNNNNNNNNNNNNNNNNNNNNNNNNNNNNNNNNNNNNNNNNNNNNNNNNNNNNNNNNNNNNNNNNNNNNNNNNNNNNNNNNNNNNNNNNNNNNNNNNNNNNNNNNNNNNNNNNNNNNNNNNNNNNNNNNNNNNNNNNNNNNNNNNNNNNNNNNNNNNNNNNNNNNNNNNNNNNNNNNNNNNNNNNNNNNNNNNNNNNNNNNNNNNNNNNNNNNNNNNNNNNNNNNNNNNNNNNNNNNNNNNNNNNNNNNNNNNNNNNNNNNNNNNNNNNNNNNNNNNNNNNNNNNNNNNNNNNNNNNNNNNNNNNNNNNNNNNNNNNNNNNNNNNNNNNNNNNNNNNNNNNNNNNNNNNNNNNNNNNNNNNNNNNNNNNNNNNNNNNNNNNNNNNNNNNNNNNNNNNNNNNNNNNNNNNNNNNNNNNNNNNNNNNNNNNNNNNNNNNNNNNNNNNNNNNNNNNNNNNNNNNNNNNNNNNNNNNNNNNNNNNNNNNNNNNNNNNNNNNNNNNNNNNNNNNNNNNNNNNNNNNNNNNNNNNNNNNNNNNNNNNNNNNNNNNNNNNNNNNNNNNNNNNNNNNNNNNNNNNNNNNNNNNNNNNNNNNNNNNNNNNNNNNNNNNNNNNNNNNNNNNNNNNNNNNNNNNNNNNNNNNNNNNNNNNNNNNNNNNNNNNNNNNNNNNNNNNNNNNNNNNNNNNNNNNNNNNNNNNNNNNNNNNNNNNNNNNNNNNNNNNNNNNNNNNNNNNNNNNNNNNNNNNNNNNNNNNNNNNNNNNNNNNNNNNNNNNNNNNNNNNNNNNNNNNNNNNNNNNNNNNNNNNNNNNNNNNNNNNNNNNNNNNNNNNNNNNNNNNNNNNNNNNNNNNNNNNNNNNNNNNNNNNNNNNNNNNNNNNNNNNNNNNNNNNNNNNNNNNNNNNNNNNNNNNNNNNNNNNNNNNNNNNNNNNNNNNNNNNNNNNNNNNNNNNNNNNNNNNNNNNNNNNNNNNNNNNNNNNNNNNNNNNNNNNNNNNNNNNNNNNNNNNNNNNNNNNNNNNNNNNNNNNNNNNNNNNNNNNNNNNNNNNNNNNNNNNNNNNNNNNNNNNNNNNNNNNNNNNNNNNNNNNNNNNNNNNNNNNNNNNNNNNNNNNNNNNNNNNNNNNNNNNNNNNNNNNNNNNNNNNNNNNNNNNNNNNNNNNNNNNNNNNNNNNNNNNNNNNNNNNNNNNNNNNNNNNNNNNNNNNNNNNNNNNNNNNNNNNNNNNNNNNNNNNNNNNNNNNNNNNNNNNNNNNNNNNNNNNNNNNNNNNNNNNNNNNNNNNNNNNNNNNNNNNNNNNNNNNNNNNNNNNNNNNNNNNNNNNNNNNNNNNNNNNNNNNNNNNNNNNNNNNNNNNNNNNNNNNNNNNNNNNNNNNNNNNNNNNNNNNNNNNNNNNNNNNNNNNNNNNNNNNNNNNNNNNNNNNNNNNNNNNNNNNNNNNNNNNNNNNNNNNNNNNNNNNNNNNNNNNNNNNNNNNNNNNNNNNNNNNNNNNNNNNNNNNNNNNNNNNNNNNNNNNNNNNNNNNNNNNNNNNNNNNNNNNNNNNNNNNNNNNNNNNNNNNNNNNNNNNNNNNNNNNNNNNNNNNNNNNNNNNNNNNNNNNNNNNNNNNNNNNNNNNNNNNNNNNNNNNNNNNNNNNNNNNNNNNNNNNNNNNNNNNNNNNNNNNNNNNNNNNNNNNNNNNNNNNNNNNNNNNNNNNNNNNNNNNNNNNNNNNNNNNNNNNNNNNNNNNNNNNNNNNNNNNNNNNNNNNNNNNNNNNNNNNNNNNNNNNNNNNNNNNNNNNNNNNNNNNNNNNNNNNNNNNNNNNNNNNNNNNNNNNNNNNNNNNNNNNNNNNNNNNNNNNNNNNNNNNNNNNNNNNNNNNNNNNNNNNNNNNNNNNNNNNNNNNNNNNNNNNNNNNNNNNNNNNNNNNNNNNNNNNNNNNNNNNN contains:
- the LOC107879268 gene encoding extensin gives rise to the protein MSNQRPFSWFRLAPFGRQVQPTPAPAPAPPTTPRPRAFRAPAPQPFRPPAPQPRPTIRPTAPAVTAPPPTAPTRALFPGTTTTQQPVPKSPTPSTAPGSPAKSIPATSVPASPIIKVVPSSSPTSPTLLPITSSSFNLRSPETKTSKPAASPPKTAPPAATTTTATAPTAATTTLSSRIVKPSSESPPKHPEIKPLFHPPAQARAAPQEEKKLMLGQETAGYSKMKEKSAMDNKKVTKFEKLPRRVVTLIGENKGAIMLLNPNSTKKSYTNVFGGKSQTVGKKEDGEMGSKKKKEDQNDMNIMEMDESTLFINSNVQGVNNSILDDSSFTDHDPGFHIFFSTD